Proteins encoded together in one Candidatus Xianfuyuplasma coldseepsis window:
- a CDS encoding B12-binding domain-containing radical SAM protein translates to MNILLISIDAKFIHTNNAVRLLKANSTFPIEIREFTIKDRITTIEKTIRQRKWDVIGFSVYIWNVELVKQLLIRVENTSKTIILGGPEVSYDPEHFLQYRAVEVIVRGEGELVFDRLLQRLQHNKPYEDLPNIAYRKQGEIIKKPIEEIQHLNSLEAPYYFEDDIANIPNRITYIESSRGCPYHCSYCLSSLEKSVRFFPVEGVKRAITYAMKHGSQTIKFLDRTFNANRHTLDILDHIIHEDNGRTVFQFEITGEVLSPKIIEYIHNYARPGLFRFEIGIQSTNETTNHLVDRHQNTPQLFDRIRQIQQGGIIDLHLDLIAGLPQEDLASFKKTFDEVFFLGAKELQLGFLKMLRGTKIRLFADLYHYKYHEQAPYEIIENNVLSKRNINEIKHVEHMLEMHHNKGYFGDNLHQYILSQPSPYAFFKKLYAHYKKHKFKQHGYQLVDVYNNLLLFLPEDHHYSILQDYLLRSKIKPQIFFTQSLTKKERNMVLQQVHNITNIPLHKLYKHSVILKGKSEYFVAYYEDQNCISYKVKAPE, encoded by the coding sequence ATGAACATTTTACTCATTAGTATCGATGCTAAGTTCATCCATACAAACAATGCTGTTCGCCTCTTAAAGGCCAACAGTACTTTTCCAATTGAGATTCGTGAGTTCACCATTAAAGATCGCATCACAACAATTGAAAAAACCATTCGACAGCGTAAATGGGATGTCATTGGATTTAGTGTATACATTTGGAATGTGGAACTAGTTAAACAACTGCTAATACGAGTAGAAAATACATCAAAGACTATTATTCTTGGGGGACCTGAAGTCAGTTATGATCCTGAACATTTTCTACAGTACAGAGCGGTTGAGGTCATTGTTCGTGGTGAAGGAGAACTCGTATTTGATCGGTTATTGCAAAGATTACAACACAATAAACCCTATGAAGATTTACCCAATATAGCCTATCGAAAACAAGGCGAGATTATCAAGAAACCAATTGAAGAAATTCAACATCTCAATTCACTAGAAGCGCCTTACTATTTCGAGGATGATATAGCCAACATACCAAATCGAATAACTTATATAGAGAGTTCGAGAGGTTGTCCCTATCATTGTAGCTACTGCCTTTCCTCACTGGAAAAATCAGTACGATTTTTCCCTGTAGAAGGGGTTAAACGTGCAATAACATATGCAATGAAGCACGGTTCTCAAACCATTAAATTTCTCGATCGAACCTTTAACGCAAATCGTCATACTCTAGATATTCTTGATCATATTATTCACGAGGATAATGGACGTACCGTATTTCAATTTGAAATTACAGGTGAAGTCTTATCTCCTAAGATCATTGAGTATATTCACAATTATGCACGGCCAGGACTCTTCCGTTTTGAAATTGGCATTCAATCCACCAACGAAACCACAAATCATCTTGTGGATCGTCATCAAAACACCCCACAACTCTTCGATCGTATCCGTCAAATCCAACAAGGAGGCATCATTGATCTTCACCTCGATTTGATTGCCGGATTACCGCAAGAAGACCTCGCATCCTTCAAAAAAACATTCGATGAAGTCTTTTTCTTAGGTGCGAAAGAACTACAACTGGGATTTCTAAAAATGCTTAGAGGGACGAAAATCCGTCTATTTGCCGATTTATACCATTACAAATATCATGAACAAGCTCCCTATGAAATCATTGAAAATAACGTTCTCTCCAAACGTAATATCAATGAGATCAAACATGTTGAACACATGCTGGAGATGCACCACAACAAAGGATATTTCGGTGATAATCTACACCAATACATCCTTTCCCAACCATCCCCTTATGCCTTCTTTAAGAAACTCTATGCACATTACAAGAAACACAAGTTCAAACAACACGGTTATCAACTTGTGGATGTTTATAACAATCTGTTGTTGTTTCTTCCGGAGGATCATCACTACTCCATTCTTCAAGATTACTTGCTTCGCAGTAAGATTAAACCACAGATATTCTTTACCCAATCTCTTACGAAAAAAGAGAGAAACATGGTGTTACAGCAAGTACATAATATTACCAATATTCCACTTCACAAGCTCTACAAACACAGTGTAATATTGAAAGGAAAAAGCGAGTATTTCGTTGCATACTACGAAGATCAAAACTGTATTTCATATAAAGTAAAAGCGCCCGAATAG
- a CDS encoding TetR/AcrR family transcriptional regulator: MSRKVEILDALIEIFNTKGLDANFSISELARKVDIGKSTIYEYFDTKDEILTQAMIRIFERAIESVSAHEPNLNLPFEQLLKEELHYVFHLATESSNIFKYIMPMQSEALPKHMKNSGIGRELRKTAQKFEAMFTSVLTKGVEEQYLHVDDIAIQGTLFAALISGSINRLSNANVEQQETVNLDQYIDALYDTILYIFK; the protein is encoded by the coding sequence ATGTCTAGAAAAGTTGAAATACTAGATGCATTAATTGAGATATTCAATACCAAAGGTCTGGATGCGAACTTCTCTATCAGTGAACTTGCTCGCAAAGTGGATATTGGAAAAAGTACGATATATGAATACTTCGATACCAAAGATGAAATCTTAACCCAAGCGATGATTCGTATCTTCGAACGAGCGATTGAGTCGGTTTCAGCACACGAACCTAATCTGAATTTACCGTTTGAACAATTGTTAAAAGAAGAGTTACACTATGTATTTCACCTTGCTACAGAAAGTTCGAACATCTTTAAATACATTATGCCCATGCAGAGTGAAGCACTTCCGAAACATATGAAAAATAGTGGGATTGGACGAGAGTTACGAAAGACAGCTCAGAAGTTTGAAGCGATGTTTACAAGCGTACTTACCAAAGGAGTTGAAGAGCAATACTTACATGTTGATGATATTGCCATTCAAGGAACCTTGTTTGCAGCGTTAATTTCGGGGAGCATCAACCGTTTATCCAATGCCAATGTCGAACAACAAGAAACCGTTAATTTGGACCAATACATCGATGCATTATACGATACAATCTTATATATATTTAAATAA
- a CDS encoding efflux RND transporter permease subunit: MKNLVQFSVNKAITVFMAVLIVIIFGVVSYTNLTTDLFPNMNIPYSVVLTTYGGASPDEVEEVVTTPLEETLATTTNIKEITSISQENISIIMLEFNGDTNMDSAVIEMRENLDMLTSAFPDMVGDPMIIKLNPDLMPIMQISVTKEGFTQQELTNYVDEDILPQIERVPGVASVSVSGAYESEIQVVLDEAAIDTVNAQITTLFESIPGADPEDAMLLDKELISNLLMAQNFEYPVGYANLDDGLNYLVRVGDEFGDLDDIREMLIFNFPGFGDIPAIQLSVDDIADVTYVNANDKEYSKVNGENAITFSIQKSSDFATTDVTDEINAIIRALDDDDTTLEFTVLLDQGDYINNATGTVATNLLYGAILAVIVLFVFLRSARATSIVAVSIPISLMFALVLIYFTGITLNIVSLGGLALGIGMLVDNSIVVIENIFRFKHEGYSNRDAAIEGTKQVAGAITASTITTISVFIPVLFIEGFIKEIFMQMALTIAYSLTASLLIALTLVPAISSKVLKEDTKEKNESSLDKSKNIYGRILELAFRFKYIVLAAVVLLFGGSIVLALTNGFEYFPSSDEGQLTITINNPVDDPLAYNDFVTTLDNIADDILAYEDVEVVGLSLGSMQGSMFGITSSDTATANVVLIDNRENSTLEMQSMLETMLSTEYETIDFEIAGSQQQTDMLTGSGFQLEIRGYDLDVLKATAQELADIVATVEGVEAVDNGVGIPAEEVKITVNKDVAMSYGLTTAQVLGAVAELLAEEEVTTTVNVTGDLYDLYVYDSSSNYSGTEYSLTELQNLPIGVNFMNPLDVITVGDVATVEIIDGFQSISHTNGTRTITVSATFDENYNGTFVAQDIEEAIADYTLPDDFEMEVAGENEEIMEALNTLVLAIALGVVLIYMVMASQFQSLTYPFIIMATLPLAFTGGFLILFLSGMPVSVVATIGFVILVGVVVNNGIVLVDYTNQLREQGLDIKEALLKAGKTRLRPIIMTALTTILALSTMAIGIGEGAEMMQPMAVTTIGGMLYATVLTLVVVPIMYYLVTLHERGIFTSFGLIVFGLATPLTYYFYSEWYVLVIGIVAFVAVVLSWVFRKKSGAVNV; the protein is encoded by the coding sequence ATGAAAAATTTAGTGCAATTTTCAGTGAATAAAGCCATTACTGTATTTATGGCTGTGTTGATCGTGATAATATTTGGTGTCGTTTCATACACCAATTTAACAACCGATCTATTTCCAAATATGAACATACCGTATAGTGTTGTACTGACAACCTATGGAGGTGCGTCTCCTGATGAAGTTGAAGAAGTAGTAACAACCCCATTAGAAGAGACATTAGCAACAACCACAAACATTAAAGAAATTACAAGTATCTCACAGGAAAATATCAGTATTATTATGTTGGAGTTCAATGGTGACACCAATATGGATAGTGCAGTAATTGAAATGCGAGAGAACTTAGATATGTTGACATCCGCCTTCCCTGATATGGTTGGTGACCCAATGATTATCAAATTGAATCCGGATTTGATGCCAATCATGCAAATTAGTGTCACCAAAGAAGGGTTTACACAACAAGAACTAACCAATTACGTCGATGAAGACATACTGCCACAAATCGAACGTGTTCCTGGTGTGGCTAGCGTCAGTGTCAGCGGCGCATATGAGTCCGAGATACAAGTGGTCCTTGATGAAGCAGCGATTGATACGGTTAACGCTCAAATTACGACACTGTTTGAATCCATTCCAGGTGCAGACCCAGAGGATGCCATGCTTCTTGATAAAGAATTGATTTCGAATCTGCTCATGGCGCAAAACTTTGAGTACCCTGTTGGGTATGCGAACCTAGATGACGGATTGAATTATTTGGTTCGCGTTGGTGATGAGTTTGGCGATTTGGACGACATTCGTGAGATGCTTATTTTCAACTTCCCAGGATTTGGCGACATCCCAGCAATTCAACTCAGTGTGGATGATATTGCGGATGTCACCTATGTAAATGCGAATGATAAAGAATATTCAAAAGTGAATGGTGAAAACGCGATTACATTCTCCATTCAGAAAAGTAGTGATTTTGCAACCACCGATGTTACCGATGAAATCAACGCCATCATCCGTGCATTGGATGATGATGATACAACACTTGAATTTACTGTATTACTTGATCAAGGAGATTACATCAATAATGCTACTGGTACGGTTGCTACCAACTTACTCTATGGGGCAATTCTTGCTGTTATCGTCTTGTTTGTCTTCTTACGCAGTGCTCGTGCTACGTCGATAGTTGCCGTATCCATTCCCATCAGCTTGATGTTTGCGTTAGTGTTGATTTACTTCACTGGTATAACGTTAAACATTGTCTCACTAGGAGGATTGGCTCTCGGTATTGGGATGTTGGTTGATAACTCGATTGTTGTTATTGAGAATATTTTCCGGTTTAAACACGAAGGATATTCAAACCGTGATGCTGCCATTGAAGGTACAAAACAAGTAGCTGGAGCGATTACGGCATCTACCATTACGACAATTAGTGTCTTTATCCCCGTACTCTTCATTGAAGGATTTATCAAGGAAATCTTTATGCAAATGGCATTAACGATTGCCTATAGCTTAACCGCGTCCTTATTGATTGCGTTAACGTTAGTTCCGGCGATTTCCTCAAAAGTACTGAAAGAAGATACCAAAGAGAAAAATGAATCAAGTTTGGATAAATCAAAAAATATTTATGGACGTATCTTGGAACTAGCATTCCGCTTTAAATATATTGTTTTGGCCGCTGTTGTTCTATTATTTGGAGGTTCAATTGTCCTTGCCTTAACCAATGGATTTGAGTACTTTCCTTCTTCAGATGAAGGACAGTTAACGATTACAATCAATAACCCCGTTGATGATCCGTTAGCCTATAATGATTTTGTTACGACACTTGATAACATAGCCGATGACATTCTAGCATATGAGGATGTTGAAGTTGTCGGTTTAAGCCTTGGTTCGATGCAAGGAAGTATGTTTGGTATTACATCTAGCGATACCGCTACGGCAAATGTTGTTCTTATTGATAATCGTGAGAACTCGACATTAGAAATGCAAAGTATGTTGGAAACGATGTTGTCGACAGAGTACGAAACCATCGACTTTGAGATTGCTGGATCACAACAGCAAACCGACATGTTGACGGGTAGTGGATTCCAACTTGAGATTCGCGGATACGATTTAGATGTTTTAAAAGCGACAGCACAAGAACTTGCTGATATAGTGGCAACTGTTGAAGGTGTTGAGGCTGTTGATAATGGCGTTGGTATCCCTGCAGAAGAAGTGAAGATTACCGTTAACAAAGATGTTGCGATGTCTTATGGATTAACGACAGCACAGGTACTTGGTGCGGTTGCAGAGCTACTTGCTGAGGAAGAGGTTACCACGACAGTAAATGTTACGGGAGATTTATACGACCTATATGTATACGATAGTTCTTCAAACTACTCGGGTACTGAATACTCGCTTACCGAACTACAAAACTTGCCAATTGGTGTCAACTTTATGAATCCTCTAGATGTCATTACAGTAGGTGATGTTGCAACCGTTGAAATCATTGATGGATTCCAATCCATCAGCCATACCAACGGTACACGTACTATTACAGTAAGTGCGACATTCGATGAAAACTACAATGGTACATTCGTCGCACAAGATATCGAGGAAGCGATTGCTGATTATACCCTTCCAGACGATTTTGAAATGGAAGTTGCTGGTGAAAACGAAGAAATTATGGAGGCATTAAATACACTTGTCTTAGCCATTGCATTAGGAGTTGTTTTAATCTACATGGTTATGGCATCACAGTTCCAATCCTTAACTTATCCATTCATCATTATGGCCACCTTACCGCTTGCCTTTACAGGAGGATTCTTAATTCTATTCTTAAGTGGTATGCCTGTCAGTGTTGTTGCAACAATCGGATTTGTCATACTGGTCGGAGTCGTTGTAAACAACGGGATTGTATTAGTGGATTATACGAATCAATTACGTGAACAAGGGCTGGACATTAAAGAAGCATTACTGAAAGCTGGTAAAACGCGTCTTCGTCCAATCATTATGACGGCACTAACAACCATATTAGCCTTATCAACAATGGCGATTGGTATTGGTGAAGGTGCAGAGATGATGCAACCTATGGCCGTAACTACGATTGGTGGTATGCTTTATGCTACAGTCTTAACGTTAGTTGTTGTACCGATTATGTATTATCTAGTAACATTACATGAACGCGGAATCTTTACGTCATTTGGATTGATTGTCTTTGGTCTTGCAACACCACTTACCTACTACTTCTATTCAGAGTGGTATGTGTTAGTAATTGGAATTGTTGCCTTTGTTGCAGTCGTTCTAAGTTGGGTATTCCGGAAGAAATCAGGTGCAGTAAATGTCTAG
- a CDS encoding DUF4097 family beta strand repeat-containing protein — protein MNKLDFLRRLDKELSVLEKEERREILAFYEERFYTGTIYENKTEEEVIAELEKPEVIARNVLEEYGVSPKYVKKSEERYSNVNSTQVVLIILFDIFVATWLLPSLVSVAFSILGSSVSYFATLSLLLGDVSTVDEFVFAFMTAGYYLYFLFGLVVLGATIFVTKTIVVWHLNVFKVKNREKYIKKLSRYSLDGWFKRHRGVNRVKNVLLVGALVTIGYTGFWIFNNFDWVEAEYGATDAQVETITEDFASEIADMDEWTIITDFDTMDVEIVLTDSDEMKIVHTYYEDDKFTYDFDFDTNELTLTQDYENRIFINVTDIFRLFGEQYKVRIEVPRDMILEEANIVTHTGTIDIRNVNFSSMDVSSNTGSIVLSYIELVDDIDASTNTGTILVRNVNVSQAGTLTLSTSTGAIDVESTNFDDYHITTNTGSISMKHINEDLQDGDTIVLQADTGSIKLVDVYADDITADTDTGSISYENSDESFEPSSWNASTDTGSVDTYFD, from the coding sequence ATGAATAAACTAGATTTCTTACGTCGATTAGACAAAGAGTTATCCGTATTAGAAAAAGAAGAACGTCGCGAGATTCTCGCCTTCTATGAAGAACGATTCTATACGGGAACCATTTATGAAAACAAAACCGAAGAAGAAGTAATAGCTGAATTGGAAAAACCAGAAGTGATTGCAAGAAATGTCTTGGAAGAGTATGGTGTTAGCCCCAAATACGTAAAAAAATCAGAAGAGCGTTATTCCAACGTAAACTCTACCCAAGTTGTACTCATTATCTTATTTGATATATTTGTTGCTACATGGTTATTACCATCATTAGTAAGTGTAGCGTTCTCCATTTTAGGATCGAGCGTATCGTACTTCGCAACACTCTCCTTATTATTAGGAGATGTATCAACAGTTGATGAGTTTGTCTTTGCCTTTATGACAGCAGGATACTATCTCTATTTCTTATTTGGACTTGTGGTCCTTGGAGCAACGATTTTTGTAACCAAAACCATTGTCGTGTGGCATTTGAATGTATTTAAAGTGAAAAACCGTGAAAAATACATTAAAAAGCTAAGCCGATATAGTCTCGATGGATGGTTTAAACGTCATCGTGGTGTGAACCGCGTGAAGAATGTTCTACTTGTTGGTGCTTTAGTTACCATTGGGTATACCGGATTCTGGATCTTCAACAACTTTGATTGGGTGGAAGCAGAATATGGAGCTACCGATGCCCAAGTGGAAACCATAACCGAAGACTTTGCTTCTGAAATCGCCGATATGGATGAATGGACAATTATTACCGATTTTGACACCATGGATGTAGAAATTGTTCTGACTGACAGCGACGAAATGAAAATTGTTCATACGTATTATGAAGACGATAAATTCACTTATGACTTTGATTTTGACACCAATGAGTTAACACTAACACAAGATTATGAGAATCGTATATTCATTAATGTAACGGATATCTTCCGTCTCTTCGGGGAACAATACAAAGTACGCATTGAAGTTCCTAGAGACATGATCTTAGAAGAAGCCAACATTGTTACCCACACCGGAACCATTGATATCAGAAATGTCAATTTCTCCTCGATGGACGTATCGTCCAATACAGGAAGTATTGTTCTTAGTTATATTGAGTTGGTCGATGATATTGATGCCTCAACCAATACTGGAACCATCTTGGTTCGCAATGTCAATGTATCCCAAGCAGGAACCTTAACCTTGTCAACATCGACGGGTGCAATTGATGTCGAATCCACGAATTTTGATGATTATCATATCACAACCAACACGGGGTCCATTTCAATGAAACACATTAATGAAGACTTGCAAGACGGGGATACAATTGTTCTTCAAGCCGACACAGGATCCATTAAATTGGTTGATGTCTACGCCGATGATATCACTGCAGATACTGACACAGGAAGCATCAGTTATGAAAATAGTGATGAGTCTTTCGAACCAAGTTCATGGAATGCATCAACCGATACCGGTAGCGTTGATACCTATTTTGATTAA
- a CDS encoding PadR family transcriptional regulator — translation MSTQLKKGVLEMVVLSKIAEHDRYGYDIYQDISQNMAISESTIYPILRKLTKEGLCETYLRESSEGPPRKYFRVSKKGNGRLSELKKDWEKFQRVVNKMIRSDRYE, via the coding sequence ATGAGTACTCAACTGAAAAAAGGTGTCTTAGAAATGGTGGTTTTAAGTAAAATTGCCGAACATGATCGTTATGGGTATGACATCTACCAAGATATTAGTCAGAATATGGCGATATCGGAATCAACAATCTATCCAATTTTACGCAAATTAACGAAAGAAGGACTTTGTGAAACGTATCTAAGAGAATCCTCAGAAGGACCTCCACGGAAATATTTCCGTGTCAGTAAAAAAGGAAACGGACGGTTATCTGAGTTGAAGAAGGACTGGGAAAAGTTTCAACGGGTCGTTAATAAAATGATAAGGAGTGATCGATATGAATAA
- the pyk gene encoding pyruvate kinase, which yields MKPFNQTKIICTIGPASESYDVMKELALAGMDVMRMNFSHGVHDDHLQRMKTLERVNKDTGLHIATLLDTKGPEIRTHLFKDGKATIFEGADVLIHMDEIEGTSEAFSVNYPNLYNDIKVGECILVDDGYLELEVTHINKKAKTITAVAKNTHTLKNRKGINVPGVKLNLDFISSKDYDDIKWGCEHNVDFIAASFVRRASDIQEIRNIMKYNGNSNIQIIAKIENKEGVDNIEEIIDIADGIMVARGDLGVEVPAEEVPIIQKDIINKCLAAGKVSVTATQMLESMIEHPRPTRAEVSDVANAIYDGTDAIMLSGESAIGEYPIESVETMARIAHRIEEKLDRRDIVKRANKESISSRTIATSIAISVAYTVIQSKVDLIIVPTMTGRTAKYLSKFRPNARILALTTTEAYAKGLQLHSGVEPVEFELVPDTETVVKKAIALAKKDYGIKKGDRVIITGGFPIGAPTNGMRIIDIE from the coding sequence ATGAAACCTTTTAACCAAACAAAGATTATTTGTACCATCGGTCCTGCTTCTGAAAGTTATGACGTGATGAAGGAATTAGCATTAGCTGGAATGGATGTTATGCGGATGAATTTTTCCCATGGTGTTCACGATGATCATTTACAGCGAATGAAGACGCTTGAGAGAGTGAATAAGGATACGGGATTACATATCGCTACCTTATTGGATACCAAAGGACCGGAAATACGTACGCATTTGTTCAAAGATGGGAAAGCGACGATTTTTGAAGGTGCCGATGTTTTGATCCACATGGATGAAATTGAAGGGACTAGTGAAGCATTTAGTGTGAACTACCCCAATCTATATAATGATATAAAGGTCGGCGAGTGTATTTTAGTCGATGATGGTTATTTAGAACTCGAAGTAACCCATATAAATAAGAAAGCCAAAACAATTACCGCAGTGGCGAAAAACACCCATACCCTGAAAAACCGAAAAGGAATTAACGTTCCAGGTGTCAAACTAAATCTTGATTTCATTTCTTCCAAAGATTACGATGACATCAAATGGGGATGCGAACATAATGTTGACTTCATTGCAGCATCCTTTGTTCGTCGAGCCAGCGACATTCAAGAAATTCGAAACATCATGAAATACAATGGCAATAGCAATATTCAAATAATCGCCAAGATTGAGAACAAAGAAGGCGTCGATAACATTGAAGAAATCATTGATATCGCTGATGGAATAATGGTTGCCCGTGGTGATTTGGGTGTAGAAGTACCTGCAGAAGAAGTACCGATTATTCAAAAAGATATCATCAATAAATGTCTTGCTGCTGGGAAAGTCAGTGTAACTGCAACCCAAATGTTGGAGTCGATGATTGAACATCCTCGCCCAACTCGTGCCGAAGTCAGTGATGTTGCAAACGCCATCTATGATGGTACCGATGCCATTATGCTAAGTGGTGAAAGTGCAATTGGTGAATACCCAATTGAAAGTGTCGAGACGATGGCCCGTATTGCGCACCGTATTGAAGAAAAATTGGATCGCCGTGATATCGTAAAACGCGCCAACAAAGAGTCGATTAGTTCACGAACGATAGCAACATCCATCGCCATCAGTGTTGCCTATACAGTCATTCAATCAAAAGTGGACTTAATTATTGTCCCAACGATGACAGGACGCACGGCGAAGTACTTATCGAAATTCCGTCCCAATGCACGTATCTTAGCACTCACAACGACCGAAGCATATGCCAAAGGATTGCAACTTCACAGTGGTGTAGAACCTGTAGAATTTGAGTTGGTACCTGATACAGAGACCGTTGTTAAGAAAGCCATTGCTCTTGCGAAAAAGGACTACGGTATCAAAAAAGGTGATCGTGTTATCATTACCGGTGGATTCCCAATCGGGGCTCCTACAAACGGTATGCGTATCATTGATATTGAATAG
- the pfkA gene encoding 6-phosphofructokinase, with protein MNKIAVMTSGGDAPGMNAAIRAVVRSGLHYGMEVYGIYFGYKGLCEGNIKKLERNDVSRIISRGGTILGSARFLEFKDRDVRQQAVDRLKELGIEAVVVIGGDGTYRGAQALHEMGIKTIGLPGTIDNDISSTDYTIGFMTSLQTAVDSIDKLRDTSMSHVRCSVVEVMGRHCGDIALYSGIAGGSEFIVTPETGFNKDLLLRAIKDSNKSGKRHAIVVVTEKLTDVHKLAEDIENHTGFETRATVLGHVQRGGDPVAFDRVLATEMGEYAVELLSQGKGGRAVGLRGMDYVDYDINFALNKKREIPNKRYGLVGRLK; from the coding sequence ATGAATAAAATAGCAGTTATGACATCTGGGGGAGATGCCCCAGGGATGAATGCCGCAATTCGTGCCGTGGTACGAAGTGGTCTTCATTATGGCATGGAAGTGTATGGTATTTACTTTGGATATAAAGGACTATGTGAGGGAAATATTAAGAAACTTGAACGCAATGATGTATCGCGAATCATTAGTCGTGGTGGGACCATTTTAGGTAGTGCCAGATTCCTTGAATTTAAAGATCGTGATGTCCGGCAACAAGCCGTCGATCGTTTAAAAGAGCTCGGTATTGAAGCTGTTGTTGTCATTGGTGGGGACGGGACGTACCGGGGAGCACAAGCCCTACATGAAATGGGAATAAAGACCATTGGATTACCGGGAACGATTGATAATGATATCTCTAGTACAGATTACACCATTGGGTTTATGACATCACTTCAAACCGCTGTCGACAGCATCGATAAATTACGGGATACATCAATGAGTCATGTACGCTGTAGTGTGGTTGAAGTCATGGGACGTCACTGCGGTGATATTGCGCTATATTCCGGAATCGCTGGAGGAAGTGAATTTATTGTTACCCCAGAGACGGGGTTCAATAAAGACTTGTTATTACGAGCTATCAAGGATTCTAATAAATCCGGTAAACGGCATGCGATTGTTGTCGTCACGGAGAAACTAACCGATGTTCATAAATTGGCCGAAGACATTGAGAATCATACCGGTTTTGAAACTAGAGCGACAGTTCTTGGACATGTTCAACGAGGGGGAGACCCCGTTGCCTTTGATCGTGTATTGGCTACTGAAATGGGCGAATACGCCGTTGAATTATTGTCTCAAGGTAAGGGTGGACGAGCCGTTGGACTACGCGGTATGGATTATGTCGATTATGATATCAATTTCGCCCTCAATAAGAAACGAGAAATACCAAACAAGCGCTATGGCTTGGTTGGACGCCTGAAATAG